From a region of the Candidatus Omnitrophota bacterium genome:
- a CDS encoding type II toxin-antitoxin system RelE/ParE family toxin — protein sequence MKYVVIIRPEAENDLTNAFSWYEDKRKGLGYDFILQVDSSLHFIQRIPFAHPIEYKDVRKCLIKKFPYKILYIIVDEKVIVLAVIHGKRNPDLSKKRMNNA from the coding sequence ATGAAATATGTAGTCATTATCAGGCCAGAGGCGGAAAATGACTTAACGAATGCTTTTTCTTGGTATGAGGATAAAAGAAAGGGATTAGGTTATGATTTTATTTTGCAAGTTGATTCCAGCCTTCATTTCATACAAAGAATCCCTTTTGCGCACCCCATAGAATACAAAGACGTCAGAAAATGCCTCATTAAAAAGTTTCCATACAAAATCCTATACATTATCGTTGACGAGAAGGTAATAGTCCTTGCTGTAATACATGGCAAGAGAAATCCCGATCTCTCAAAAAAAAGAATGAATAACGCCTAA
- a CDS encoding addiction module protein codes for MKKITATDALALSIPERIQLVEEIWDTISAKADSVELTQEEKNIIDERLEKYRQNPEAGSPWNVVYRRIVSE; via the coding sequence ATGAAGAAAATAACCGCAACAGATGCTCTTGCATTGTCTATCCCCGAAAGAATCCAATTGGTCGAGGAGATTTGGGATACGATATCCGCAAAAGCGGATTCGGTGGAACTTACCCAAGAGGAAAAAAATATTATCGATGAGCGGCTGGAAAAATATCGCCAAAATCCGGAAGCGGGTTCGCCATGGAATGTCGTTTATAGAAGGATCGTGAGCGAATAA
- a CDS encoding tetratricopeptide repeat protein produces the protein MANRFFSIVAIAMCLLFFPANGSGQLGVGYREGRSVMESPSVRNSKKTASGIETPKKSTSEGNGGHTSTPPRAKSKKKDSTIPYSERYRENYEEILLRKNLMGSYRDGMVLGGRNMEASQWGAAGELGRIGGTSNSPPSNAAQSAGGSSASGVDSQWVRMMIQPPYPLWIQEALRPAWPLYDSSAESLAEEEGLEDEQDYLQYDLSPSGDVITDRKEESSSPDLPSSPPENLSSDIPAPAPSMSNRDSGPVMQLVRQGDALFQRRQYREAALEYGSAALHYPQAKPIAVRLAFAQFANGQYSQAGKTLQKAMDQAGGLPLIKQTIDEIYATDKDFQYQLYQLAKQAQTSPDEDSRNLYRALLAIR, from the coding sequence ATGGCGAATCGATTTTTCTCCATAGTAGCTATAGCCATGTGCCTTTTATTCTTTCCGGCCAATGGTTCGGGGCAGTTGGGAGTTGGATACAGGGAAGGCCGCAGCGTCATGGAGTCGCCGAGCGTTCGAAACAGCAAAAAAACCGCATCCGGGATAGAAACGCCGAAAAAATCCACCTCTGAGGGAAATGGAGGCCATACCTCCACCCCACCCAGGGCGAAGAGTAAGAAGAAAGACTCCACCATCCCTTACAGCGAACGTTACCGCGAAAATTACGAGGAAATTCTGCTTCGCAAAAATCTTATGGGAAGTTACAGAGATGGGATGGTTCTCGGCGGACGGAATATGGAAGCCTCCCAGTGGGGAGCCGCAGGGGAACTTGGACGAATCGGGGGAACGTCGAACTCGCCGCCAAGCAACGCTGCGCAAAGCGCGGGCGGGAGTTCCGCTTCGGGAGTCGATAGCCAATGGGTGCGCATGATGATTCAGCCTCCCTATCCCCTATGGATTCAGGAAGCGTTGCGGCCGGCATGGCCTTTATACGATTCTTCGGCGGAATCTCTCGCGGAAGAAGAGGGCTTGGAAGACGAACAGGACTATCTCCAATACGATTTGTCTCCCTCAGGTGATGTCATTACCGATCGAAAAGAAGAATCGTCGTCCCCCGATCTTCCATCTTCTCCTCCAGAAAACCTATCCTCGGACATTCCTGCGCCAGCGCCGTCCATGAGCAACCGCGATTCCGGCCCCGTAATGCAGCTGGTGCGGCAGGGGGATGCGCTCTTCCAACGGCGGCAATACCGGGAAGCGGCGCTGGAATACGGCTCGGCGGCGCTGCATTATCCCCAAGCGAAGCCGATTGCGGTGCGGCTAGCCTTTGCGCAGTTCGCCAACGGCCAGTATTCTCAAGCGGGAAAGACGTTGCAAAAGGCGATGGATCAAGCTGGCGGCTTGCCGTTAATCAAGCAAACAATTGACGAAATTTATGCGACGGATAAGGATTTTCAATACCAATTGTACCAACTGGCCAAGCAAGCGCAGACATCTCCCGACGAAGACAGCCGTAATCTCTACCGCGCGCTGTTGGCGATTCGGTGA
- a CDS encoding carbohydrate kinase: METKIVLAIGETLWDLLPSGEALGGAPFNFAYRVNSLGHKGMMVSRLGRDDLGLEAHKKILELGMDDSFMQWDKELPTGTVQVNLADQNHPDFYIVPNAAYDRIEITSSLLEMAERADCVCFGTLAQRSPVSRRTVMKLLEAAGNALKLLDINLRKNCYGEETIAASLEMADILKLNDSEAGYLRKLYSIQAAGIDGFCHEIVQQWSLSHCLVTLGEKGVFAQARDCEGIYVPGFQIELADSCGSGDAFAAGFIARYLEGNALEECCLFGNAFGALTAAQSGATTPIAPEEIEAFLNADIPRLSDPELDYFRVG; this comes from the coding sequence ATGGAAACGAAAATCGTATTGGCGATCGGCGAGACGCTTTGGGATTTGCTGCCCAGCGGCGAAGCTTTGGGCGGAGCGCCGTTCAATTTCGCATACCGGGTCAACTCGCTAGGACATAAGGGCATGATGGTCAGCCGCCTGGGACGAGACGATCTCGGCCTTGAAGCGCATAAGAAAATCCTGGAATTGGGTATGGACGATTCCTTTATGCAATGGGATAAGGAACTGCCCACCGGAACTGTGCAGGTGAACCTGGCCGATCAAAACCATCCCGATTTTTACATCGTTCCCAACGCCGCCTACGACCGGATCGAAATCACCAGCAGCCTGCTGGAAATGGCGGAAAGAGCGGATTGCGTCTGTTTCGGGACGCTGGCCCAGCGCTCGCCCGTCTCGCGGCGCACGGTGATGAAATTGTTGGAGGCGGCGGGAAACGCCCTTAAACTTCTCGACATCAATCTGCGCAAGAATTGTTACGGCGAAGAAACCATCGCCGCCTCGCTGGAAATGGCGGATATTCTGAAACTGAACGATTCCGAAGCCGGCTATTTGCGGAAATTGTATTCCATACAGGCCGCCGGCATAGACGGCTTTTGCCATGAGATCGTCCAGCAATGGTCTTTATCCCATTGCCTGGTTACTCTGGGCGAGAAAGGTGTATTCGCCCAGGCCAGAGATTGCGAAGGCATCTACGTTCCCGGCTTTCAAATCGAACTAGCCGATTCCTGCGGATCCGGCGACGCCTTCGCCGCCGGCTTCATCGCCCGCTATCTGGAAGGGAACGCGTTGGAGGAATGCTGCCTTTTCGGCAACGCTTTCGGAGCGTTGACGGCCGCCCAATCGGGAGCGACGACGCCCATCGCGCCAGAAGAGATCGAAGCGTTTCTCAATGCGGATATTCCCCGCCTCTCCGATCCGGAGTTGGACTATTTTCGCGTAGGCTGA
- the lepB gene encoding signal peptidase I encodes MTSELRKKIWNFCREWVAPFLLIALVVTSFRSAIADWNDVPTGSMKPTILEGDRIFVNKLAYDLKIPFTTWHVTEWSAPARGDIVVFFSPEDGKRLVKRVIALPGDIVELRDNMLYLNNLPLNYEPLEKETIDQVEPDLQSRCQFFCENLIGIKHPVMIDPSRPAMRSFGPAEAPDNCYFMMGDNRDNSADSRYFGFVERRRIVGRASRVALSVDRNDYYLPRWDRFLRKLP; translated from the coding sequence ATGACGAGCGAACTGCGGAAAAAAATCTGGAATTTTTGCCGGGAATGGGTTGCGCCATTTCTTCTCATCGCGCTGGTTGTTACTTCGTTTCGTTCCGCCATCGCCGATTGGAACGACGTGCCCACAGGTTCCATGAAGCCGACCATCCTGGAAGGCGACCGAATTTTCGTAAACAAACTCGCCTACGATCTGAAGATTCCCTTTACCACCTGGCATGTAACGGAATGGAGCGCCCCGGCGCGGGGGGATATCGTGGTTTTCTTCTCGCCGGAAGACGGCAAACGATTGGTCAAGCGCGTCATCGCTCTGCCGGGCGACATCGTGGAATTGCGAGACAATATGTTGTATTTGAATAACCTGCCCTTGAATTACGAACCGTTGGAGAAAGAAACCATCGATCAAGTCGAACCGGATTTACAATCCCGCTGCCAATTTTTCTGCGAGAATCTTATCGGTATAAAGCATCCCGTCATGATCGATCCCTCCCGCCCGGCCATGCGCAGTTTCGGTCCCGCCGAGGCGCCGGATAATTGTTATTTCATGATGGGAGACAACCGGGACAATAGCGCCGATTCGCGATATTTCGGCTTCGTCGAACGCCGCCGCATCGTGGGCCGCGCCAGCCGCGTGGCGCTTTCCGTCGACCGCAACGATTATTACCTGCCTCGCTGGGATCGATTCCTGCGCAAATTGCCTTAA
- a CDS encoding HD domain-containing phosphohydrolase, translated as MKSYSILIADDDSFVRSIVEKVGLELGWSVDLAANGEEALKRVRERSHQVFVLDVKMPAPSGIELARKIMEREEAPAILILTGYAEMDRAVEAVKEGVFDYIQKDTIEIEGLKRALKHAAMYHESRLWGLHIRREREKTFRDIDRANKEFQAIIQLSSDLIFILNARTGQITDCNESACEKLEYSRKELLAKHMFDLSPTFNQATWEETVKRLQNGKLPEIETLFHRQSGENFFVEISLAYVGLETGEYVAAIARDITVRKRLEEESRHYFDRLHTTLIHTIRMVAMTVEKRDPYTAGHQQRAARLAVEIAKVMGVNGERREGLNLGCLIHDIGKIYVPSEILSKPGQLRAEEFNLIKMHAREGYEIVKHVQFPWPIDRMILQHHERMNGSGYPNGLIGSDIILEAKIIGVADVVEAMASHRPYRPALGEQKAFEEIVKNRGVLYDPEVVDACLQLKAPLFDDADKI; from the coding sequence ATGAAATCGTACAGTATTCTCATTGCCGATGACGACTCGTTCGTCCGTTCGATCGTCGAGAAAGTTGGCTTGGAATTGGGGTGGAGCGTCGATCTTGCCGCCAATGGCGAAGAGGCCTTGAAGCGCGTTCGCGAACGATCGCATCAGGTTTTCGTTCTCGATGTGAAGATGCCCGCTCCTTCGGGGATCGAACTGGCGCGGAAGATCATGGAGCGCGAGGAAGCTCCCGCCATTCTTATACTTACGGGTTACGCCGAAATGGATCGGGCGGTCGAAGCCGTCAAAGAAGGCGTCTTCGATTACATTCAAAAAGATACGATTGAAATCGAAGGTTTGAAGCGCGCTTTGAAACATGCCGCCATGTATCACGAAAGCCGCCTTTGGGGCTTGCATATCCGCCGCGAACGGGAAAAAACCTTTCGGGATATCGATCGGGCCAACAAGGAATTTCAAGCCATCATCCAACTGAGCAGCGATCTCATCTTTATACTCAATGCGCGCACCGGCCAAATTACCGATTGCAACGAATCGGCGTGCGAGAAATTGGAATATTCGCGAAAAGAATTGCTGGCAAAACATATGTTCGATCTCTCGCCCACTTTCAATCAAGCGACGTGGGAGGAGACGGTTAAGAGACTGCAAAACGGTAAACTCCCGGAAATAGAGACCCTTTTCCATCGCCAATCCGGCGAAAATTTCTTCGTGGAAATCTCGCTGGCTTACGTAGGACTGGAAACGGGAGAATACGTCGCCGCCATCGCCAGGGATATCACGGTACGCAAACGGCTGGAAGAAGAAAGCCGCCATTATTTCGACCGGCTGCATACGACGTTGATACATACGATTCGAATGGTGGCCATGACGGTGGAAAAACGCGATCCTTACACAGCTGGCCATCAACAGCGCGCCGCCCGTCTCGCCGTGGAAATCGCTAAAGTCATGGGGGTGAATGGCGAGCGCCGCGAAGGGCTGAATTTAGGTTGTTTGATTCACGATATCGGCAAGATTTACGTCCCCAGCGAAATATTGAGCAAACCCGGCCAATTAAGAGCAGAGGAATTCAACTTGATAAAGATGCACGCGCGGGAAGGATATGAAATCGTGAAGCATGTCCAATTTCCTTGGCCGATCGATCGCATGATTTTGCAGCATCACGAACGAATGAACGGCTCGGGATATCCTAATGGACTTATAGGGAGCGATATTATTCTGGAGGCGAAAATCATCGGCGTGGCGGATGTGGTGGAAGCCATGGCTTCCCATCGTCCCTACCGGCCCGCCCTCGGCGAGCAAAAGGCGTTTGAGGAGATCGTGAAGAATAGGGGCGTTCTTTACGATCCGGAAGTCGTTGACGCTTGCCTGCAATTGAAAGCGCCCTTGTTTGACGACGCCGATAAAATATAA
- a CDS encoding DUF3365 domain-containing protein, which translates to MYGTQWNIRVIVNIVTAFVFLAAAVLVVILVNINMRRQALMEAEFKARLLLEHNLAIHSFFARDLKPKLFELSEPFRGEDYFEPVWMSSTYAIRIIKKYFDELTDTDYYYKECAINARSPENEADEYEKSFLSDLNTNPKLLEQSDIRRYNGQPYFVFLRRGETMEESCLRCHSEPANAPRQMIDRYGADRSFQRHVGEVVSAVSLRIPLSEAYREAGRFSWALSSLLLLLLGFLFLFQYWLNRRFLFAPLSSIRDEALKISTGESHLGKEIPLPFGKELREFAQAFNAMSLNLRHHMDHLEDKIRERAANLLNANKLLTQEMEQRRRMERELKDNEARYRELFHNMGSGAAVYRAEDDGGDFIFVDMNEAGAKSSQVQRDRIVGQSVKDVFPGVCQLGLFEVFQKVWKSGKPIRHPLSLYSDERISQWVENYVYKLPNDEIIAIYDDVTEKMKAEQALRESEHWYRTLFNSASDAIFIHDLFGSMLDVNRAACDSLQYNREELLGLLLQDIVEEGIDKNAPKAFDELRRNGCLFFEAKHRRKNGDVFPVEVKSCLVEYSGKQAALSIARDITERKRMEARLIEAQKMEAVGRLAGGVAHEFNNSMMAVIGYSTLALQKLDPSDPLYQDLNDVLNEGNRAAAITRHLLAFSRKQIIQLKRTNLNDLLNDMKGMLRLMVKDDVEIIFHLDSELGLIDADRGQVEHAIVNLILNAREAMPQGGKIFLETKNVSYREEDIPSDEDIQPGDYVILTVADSGCGIDREIMPRIFEPFFTTKGVGQGPGLGLSTVYGIVKQIGGGVRVESETGKGTKFTIILPRKDGNRQIQ; encoded by the coding sequence ATGTATGGAACACAATGGAATATTCGCGTTATTGTCAATATTGTTACTGCCTTCGTTTTTCTAGCCGCCGCCGTACTGGTTGTCATTCTCGTCAATATCAATATGCGGCGGCAGGCGTTGATGGAAGCGGAATTCAAAGCCCGGCTGCTTCTGGAACACAATTTGGCGATCCATTCCTTTTTCGCTCGCGATTTAAAGCCGAAATTGTTCGAATTAAGCGAACCTTTTCGAGGAGAGGATTATTTCGAACCGGTTTGGATGTCTTCGACCTATGCCATCCGGATCATTAAAAAATATTTCGACGAACTGACGGATACGGATTATTACTATAAAGAATGCGCGATTAATGCGCGCAGTCCCGAAAACGAAGCGGACGAATACGAGAAATCGTTCCTCAGCGATTTAAATACCAATCCCAAATTGTTGGAGCAGTCCGACATCCGCCGTTATAACGGCCAGCCTTATTTCGTTTTTCTGCGCCGGGGAGAAACGATGGAAGAATCGTGTCTCCGTTGCCATAGCGAGCCGGCGAATGCGCCCCGGCAGATGATCGATCGGTATGGCGCGGATAGAAGTTTCCAACGCCATGTGGGGGAAGTGGTTTCCGCCGTTTCCTTGCGCATTCCCTTATCCGAGGCGTATCGCGAGGCCGGACGATTCTCCTGGGCGCTTTCCAGTCTGCTCTTGCTGCTTCTCGGTTTTCTTTTTCTTTTCCAATATTGGTTGAATCGCCGGTTTCTTTTTGCGCCTTTATCGTCGATCCGCGATGAGGCGTTGAAAATTTCCACCGGCGAATCGCATCTCGGCAAGGAAATCCCGCTTCCCTTCGGCAAAGAATTGAGAGAATTCGCGCAAGCGTTCAATGCGATGTCTTTGAATCTGCGCCACCACATGGATCATTTGGAGGATAAAATCCGAGAGCGCGCCGCCAATCTTCTGAACGCCAATAAACTACTCACGCAGGAGATGGAACAACGCCGGCGCATGGAGAGAGAACTCAAAGATAACGAGGCGCGTTATCGGGAACTCTTTCACAATATGGGAAGCGGCGCCGCCGTTTATCGAGCCGAGGATGACGGCGGCGATTTTATTTTTGTGGATATGAACGAGGCGGGCGCAAAATCCAGTCAAGTCCAGCGGGATCGAATTGTCGGCCAAAGCGTAAAAGACGTGTTTCCCGGCGTCTGCCAATTGGGGCTTTTCGAAGTATTCCAGAAAGTATGGAAATCCGGCAAACCGATTCGCCACCCGCTCTCGCTTTATAGCGATGAGCGGATATCCCAATGGGTGGAAAATTATGTCTATAAACTGCCAAACGATGAGATTATCGCCATCTATGACGATGTAACCGAAAAAATGAAGGCGGAACAAGCGTTGCGGGAGTCGGAACACTGGTATCGAACCTTATTCAACAGCGCCAGCGACGCCATTTTTATTCACGATTTGTTCGGGTCTATGCTCGATGTCAACCGAGCGGCCTGCGACAGTCTGCAATACAACCGCGAGGAATTACTGGGCTTGCTGTTGCAGGACATCGTCGAGGAGGGAATCGATAAAAATGCCCCGAAAGCGTTCGACGAGTTGCGCCGGAATGGATGTCTTTTCTTCGAAGCGAAGCATCGGCGCAAAAATGGCGATGTCTTTCCCGTGGAAGTGAAGAGCTGCCTTGTGGAATATTCAGGAAAACAAGCGGCGTTGAGCATCGCCCGCGATATTACGGAACGAAAGCGAATGGAAGCGCGGCTCATCGAAGCGCAAAAAATGGAAGCCGTCGGAAGACTCGCCGGGGGCGTAGCGCACGAATTCAACAATTCCATGATGGCCGTCATCGGCTATTCCACGCTCGCCTTGCAGAAACTCGATCCCAGCGATCCTCTCTATCAGGATCTCAACGACGTGCTGAATGAAGGAAACCGCGCCGCCGCCATCACCCGGCATCTCCTGGCCTTCAGTCGCAAACAGATTATTCAATTGAAACGGACGAATCTGAACGACTTATTGAACGATATGAAGGGTATGCTGCGCCTTATGGTTAAAGACGACGTCGAAATAATCTTCCATCTCGATTCCGAACTGGGACTAATCGATGCGGATCGCGGACAAGTGGAACACGCCATCGTAAATCTGATTCTCAATGCCCGCGAAGCCATGCCGCAGGGCGGGAAAATATTTCTGGAAACGAAGAACGTTTCCTATCGCGAAGAAGACATACCCTCCGATGAAGATATCCAACCCGGCGACTATGTAATATTGACGGTAGCGGATTCCGGCTGCGGAATCGATCGGGAAATTATGCCCCGCATTTTCGAACCTTTCTTTACTACAAAGGGAGTGGGGCAAGGGCCGGGTCTCGGTCTCTCTACCGTTTATGGAATTGTCAAGCAAATCGGCGGCGGAGTCAGGGTTGAAAGCGAAACGGGGAAAGGAACGAAATTCACGATTATTCTGCCGAGGAAAGATGGGAATAGACAAATACAATAA